In Streptomyces ambofaciens ATCC 23877, a single genomic region encodes these proteins:
- a CDS encoding peroxiredoxin produces the protein MLTVGDKFPEFDLTACVSLEKGKEFQQINHKTYEGQWKVVFAWPKDFTFVCPTEIAAFGKLNDEFADRDAQVLGFSGDSEFVHHAWRKDHPDLTDLPFPMMADSKHELMRDLGIEGEDGFAKRAVFIVDQNNEIQFTMVTAGSVGRNPKEVLRVLDALQTDELCPCNWSKGDETLDPVALLAGE, from the coding sequence GTGCTCACTGTCGGTGACAAGTTCCCCGAGTTCGATCTGACCGCCTGCGTCTCGCTGGAGAAGGGCAAAGAGTTCCAGCAGATCAACCACAAGACCTACGAGGGTCAGTGGAAGGTCGTCTTCGCGTGGCCCAAGGACTTCACCTTCGTGTGCCCGACCGAGATCGCCGCCTTCGGCAAGCTGAACGACGAGTTCGCCGACCGTGACGCCCAGGTCCTCGGCTTCTCCGGCGACTCCGAGTTCGTGCACCACGCCTGGCGCAAGGACCACCCGGACCTGACCGACCTGCCGTTCCCGATGATGGCGGACTCCAAGCACGAGCTGATGCGCGACCTCGGCATCGAGGGCGAGGACGGCTTCGCCAAGCGCGCCGTGTTCATCGTGGACCAGAACAACGAGATCCAGTTCACCATGGTGACCGCCGGCTCGGTCGGCCGTAACCCCAAGGAGGTCCTGCGGGTCCTCGACGCCCTGCAGACCGACGAGCTCTGCCCGTGCAACTGGAGCAAGGGCGACGAGACCCTCGACCCGGTCGCGCTGCTGGCCGGGGAGTGA
- a CDS encoding LysR substrate-binding domain-containing protein, which translates to MSGKKRQPSLAQLRAFAAVAEHLHFRDAAAAIGMSQPALSGAVSALEETLGVTLLERTTRKVLLSPAGERLAVRTKAVLAEVGALLEEAEAVRAPFTGALRLGVIPTVAPYLLPTVLRLVHERYPDLDLQVHEEQTASLLEGLTSGRLDLLLLAVPLGVPGVTELPLFDEDFVLVTPLDHPLGGREGIERSVLRELNLLLLDEGHCLRDQALDICREAGRAGVPATTTAAGLSTLVQLVAGGLGVTLLPRTAVRVETSRSSQLLTGAFTDPAPTRRVALAMRTGAARSAEYGELAGALREAMRELPVRIVTG; encoded by the coding sequence GTGTCGGGTAAGAAGAGGCAGCCCAGCCTCGCCCAGCTGCGGGCCTTCGCCGCGGTCGCCGAGCATCTGCACTTCCGCGATGCCGCCGCCGCGATCGGAATGAGCCAGCCCGCGCTCTCGGGAGCGGTCTCCGCCCTGGAGGAGACACTGGGTGTCACCCTCCTGGAGCGTACGACGCGCAAGGTGCTGCTCTCGCCCGCGGGCGAGCGGCTCGCGGTGCGCACCAAGGCGGTACTGGCGGAGGTCGGCGCGCTGCTGGAGGAGGCGGAGGCGGTGCGGGCGCCGTTCACCGGGGCGCTGCGCCTCGGCGTCATCCCGACGGTGGCACCGTACCTGCTGCCCACGGTGCTGCGGCTGGTGCACGAGCGCTACCCGGACCTCGACCTCCAGGTGCACGAGGAGCAGACGGCGAGCCTGCTGGAGGGGCTCACGTCCGGCCGTCTCGACCTGCTGCTGCTCGCGGTGCCGCTCGGCGTCCCCGGCGTCACCGAACTCCCGCTCTTCGACGAGGACTTCGTGCTCGTCACTCCCCTCGACCACCCGCTGGGCGGGCGGGAGGGCATCGAGCGCTCGGTGCTGCGCGAACTGAACCTGCTGCTGCTCGACGAAGGACACTGTCTGCGGGACCAGGCGCTCGACATCTGCCGCGAGGCGGGTCGCGCGGGCGTCCCGGCGACGACCACGGCCGCCGGTCTGTCGACGCTCGTGCAGCTGGTGGCGGGCGGCCTCGGGGTGACGCTGCTGCCGCGCACGGCCGTCCGCGTGGAGACGTCCCGCTCCAGCCAGCTCCTCACCGGCGCCTTCACCGACCCGGCCCCCACCCGCCGCGTCGCCCTCGCCATGCGCACGGGCGCGGCCCGTTCCGCGGAGTACGGGGAACTGGCGGGGGCCCTGCGGGAGGCGATGCGAGAGCTGCCGGTGCGGATCGTCACCGGCTGA